In Oryza sativa Japonica Group chromosome 11, ASM3414082v1, the following are encoded in one genomic region:
- the LOC4350494 gene encoding gDT1-like protein 3 precursor, whose amino-acid sequence MDPNPRLLILLVLLAFSATVAVAEDGESTGGSKVSLGRRAGGFLHGLKKEAVVEGDHGVALDEVGPGLFDALFASLSMILVSEIGDETFIIAALMAMRHPKSIVLSGALSALYVMTVLSTGLGRIVPNLISRKHTNSAATVLYLFFGLRLLYIAWKSDPKGSQKKEMEEVEEKLESGQGKSTLRRFFGRFCTPIFLEAFILTFLAEWGDRSQIATIALATHKNAIGVAVGASLGHTVCTSLAVIGGSMLASKISQRTVATIGGVLFLGFSVSSYFYPPL is encoded by the exons ATGGATCCGAACCCTAGACTTCTCATCCTACTCGTCCTCCTCGCGTTCTCCGCCACCGTG gcGGTCGCCGAGGACGGCGAATCGACGGGGGGATCGAAGGTCTCGCTGGGGCGCCGTGCAGGG GGGTTCTTGCACGGGCTGAAGAAGGAAGCAGTGGTGGAGGGAGACCATGGGGTGGCCCTCGATGAGGTCGGCCCCGGGCTGTTCGATGCGCTCTTCGCGAGTCTCTCGATGATCTTAGTCAGcgag ATTGGAGATGAAACCTTTATTATTGCGGCGCTAATGGCAATGCGGCACCCCAAGTCAATCGTTCTGTCTGGTGCGCTATCGGCGCTCTACGTGATGACG GTACTATCAACTGGACTTGGTAGGATAGTCCCCAACTTGATATCAAGGAAGCACACTAACAGTGCTGCTACAG TTTTGTACTTGTTCTTTGGACTACGTTTGTTATACATTGCTTGGAAGTCTGACCCAAAGGGATCTCAGAAGAAGGAAATGGAAGAA GTGGAAGAGAAGCTTGAGTCAGGTCAAGGAAAATCAACCCTTCGCCGGTTCTTTGGAAGATTTTGTACACCGATCTTTTTGGAG GCTTTTATCTTAACCTTCTTAGCTGAATGGGGCGACCGAAGCCAAATAGCAACTATTGCG CTTGCAACCCACAAGAATGCAATCGGAGTAGCAGTTGGAGCATCATTGGGCCACACTGTCTGCACATCACTTGCAGTCATAGGTGGGAGCATGTTGGCATCCAAGATTTCACAACGGACAGTTGCAACAATCGGAGGTGTTCTCTTCTTGGGGTTCTCCGTGTCATCGTACTTCTATCCCCCACTATGA